In Rattus norvegicus strain BN/NHsdMcwi chromosome 1, GRCr8, whole genome shotgun sequence, a genomic segment contains:
- the Bloc1s3 gene encoding biogenesis of lysosome-related organelles complex 1 subunit 3, with amino-acid sequence MASSQGRRRRPGTVVPGEAAETDSELSASSSEEELYLGPSGPTRGRPTGLRVAGEAAETDSEPEPEPRVAPGDLPPLVVQRDAVEAWGTEETPVLAPARSLLQLRLAESQTRLDHDVAAAVSGVYRRAGRDVAALAGRLAAAQAIGLAAAHSVRLARGDLCALAERLDIVAGCRLLPDIRGVPGIEPEQDPGPRA; translated from the coding sequence ATGGCGTCGTCCCAAGGTCGGCGGAGAAGGCCGGGAACAGTGGTGCCCGGGGAAGCGGCGGAGACCGACTCGGAGCTGTCTGCATCATCATCCGAGGAGGAGCTATACCTGGGTCCCTCGGGCCCGACACGCGGCCGCCCCACTGGGTTGCGGGTGGCCGGGGAGGCGGCGGAGACCGACTCCGAGCCTGAGCCGGAGCCCAGGGTCGCGCCGGGAGACCTGCCCCCCCTCGTGGTGCAACGGGATGCAGTGGAGGCGTGGGGCACCGAGGAGACCCCTGTCCTAGCGCCTGCGCGCTCTCTGCTGCAGCTCAGGTTGGCTGAGAGCCAGACGCGCCTGGACCACGACGTAGCGGCTGCGGTGAGCGGCGTGTACCGCCGTGCGGGTCGCGATGTGGCCGCCCTGGCCGGGAGGCTGGCAGCTGCCCAGGCCATCGGGCTGGCGGCCGCCCACAGCGTGCGCCTGGCGCGCGGAGACCTCTGCGCGCTTGCGGAGCGCCTGGATATTGTGGCTGGTTGTCGCCTGCTGCCGGACATACGAGGGGTGCCGGGCATCGAGCCCGAGCAGGACCCGGGACCGAGAGCCTAG